From Campylobacter showae:
AAACCATGTAGCCTATGCCATATCCCTCCCTGTCCGGGTCGGTGGCTATGATGACGTCTTTGCCTTTACAGTTGTTAAAAATTTCGTTCATCCTGTGCTTGCTTTGCTCTTTCATCTCGAATATCGGCTCATAGCCGGTATAATCGACCACTATCTCCTTTGCTAGCTCTTTAAAATGCCCTTTGGTAGCGTAAACCTTTGCGCCCGTTATATGCTCTATCTTGTCGCACTTGTTCGGGCTTTCGATAATAATTACGGCATCGCCCATTTTTTACTCCTTAGTTAAATTTTATTGCTCGAATGGCGCATCTTGCGCGTTACCCTCATACTCGTTTTCTATCTGTGGCGTAGGATAGGCTTGCTCGTTTTGCCCGGCTTCTTGCTTATCTTTGGTATCAAGCATTATCATTTTATCGACGATCACGCTATGCTTGCTTCTGTTTTGTCCGTTATTGTCCGTCCATCGGTCGAATTTCAGCCGCCCCTCGATGAATATCCTTGAGCCCTTAGCCAAGTATTGATTGGCTATTTCCGCGCTTTTACCCATAAAAGTTACGTCTATAAAGCATGTCTCTTCTCGCTTCTCGCCGTTTGCTGCATTAAATTTGTGCGTCGAGGCTATCGCGGTATTGCCTATAGCCGTACCGCTAGCCATGTATCTTAGCTCTATGTCTTTGGTTAAATTTCCTATGATCGTAGCTTGTGCGAACATTTTTACCCCTTTTAAAAGAATTTTCTAAATTTTAAACCTTACGGCACCGCGTATCCGCCGCGGAATACTTTATAGGCGTCATATACGCCTTTTCCTAGCATTTTCGTGCCCTTGCCTATATCTTTTCCAAGATTTACGCTTGCGTCTAGTCCTGCTTTCGTGATTTGCCCTACTGCGTTTCCGCCGGTGGCCTTGCCGAAGCTTTGCAGCGCTCCGCCGATAAAGCTGCCCCCGGTCGCTTTTCTAGCTAGTCCGCCCAGCAAAGTCTTTCCGGCTATGCCGCCGGCTACCGCGCCTGCTACTACTCCACCGGCTCCGCTTTCCATCTGCGTTCCTAGCACTGCGTTTATCCAATTCGGTATCTTTCTGATTATGAAAAGCGCAGTTATGCAAGTGATCGCGCCGGTTATCAAGTATTCAAACTGCTTTATAAATAATTCGCCTATGACATTTTGATATTTTTCAAGCTCCGTGATCGGATTCATCGCTAAATTTAAAGCGATAAACGCCAAAGGGGCGATGATAGCGTATGATAGGTATAGCTTATACCAGCTCCATAAATACGGCAAAAAGCGCGGCGTGATCAAAAACGGCAGCACCAATGGCAGCGTGCTTAATATCAAAAACGCCACGAATTTGCTAAAAAATATAACGATCGTGATGCCGATTAGTAGAATAAAAAATACTAGGTAAAATATCCAAAACGGGATCATTAAAAACGCCGTTACGACTCCCGCCATTATGTAATCCGTCGGACCATTAAAACTTAA
This genomic window contains:
- the ssb gene encoding single-stranded DNA-binding protein; translated protein: MFAQATIIGNLTKDIELRYMASGTAIGNTAIASTHKFNAANGEKREETCFIDVTFMGKSAEIANQYLAKGSRIFIEGRLKFDRWTDNNGQNRSKHSVIVDKMIMLDTKDKQEAGQNEQAYPTPQIENEYEGNAQDAPFEQ
- a CDS encoding type IV secretion system protein, translated to MAQQQVAKTLLTDSNWINKTQAVMQENVMSLFEKFYQGAHDLVYSTATTTIVILIVVFWLLDKLKNGYPTREETFNAIKYIIKLCFIFAVLSSFSAYTGALYVLTIPENMITATVSSIFQSQDFGTIVTESANRVDNLRALMWEYGTKTYLKSQEWSMLGLSFNGPTDYIMAGVVTAFLMIPFWIFYLVFFILLIGITIVIFFSKFVAFLILSTLPLVLPFLITPRFLPYLWSWYKLYLSYAIIAPLAFIALNLAMNPITELEKYQNVIGELFIKQFEYLITGAITCITALFIIRKIPNWINAVLGTQMESGAGGVVAGAVAGGIAGKTLLGGLARKATGGSFIGGALQSFGKATGGNAVGQITKAGLDASVNLGKDIGKGTKMLGKGVYDAYKVFRGGYAVP